TATAGCTGCAGGGGCGGTTTTCGTATATGCGGTACTTTCTATTATCATAGGTTTTCTTATTTTTACACCATACATAGTAAACATGATAAATAGCCATCATTTATTTAGTCTTTAGATTTGAAATGGTTCGGCGAATTGGTTAAAATGAGTTACCAACTTTCTTAATTAGACAAGTTGAGTTATGAGAAAATTCTAATTTTTATAAATTTTATGTTACTTTTTCGCTACAAGTAATGATTTTCTCTCGTGTTTAAGGTAAAATAAAGAAACAGCAGAAATGCTGGAAGGGAAGAAGAGCTAGTGAACATCGAACAATTAATTGAAGAAGCTAAAAAAGCAAGAGATAAAGCTTATGTTCCTTATTCCAAATTTGGAGTCGGGGCAGCCTTATTAACAACAGACGGAAAAGTATATCATGGTTGTAATATTGAAAATGCCGCATATAGCATGTGTAACTGCGCAGAACGAACAGCCCTTTTTAAGGCCTATTCCGAAGGTGATCGGGAATTTCAATTACTAGCAGTTGTGGCTGATACAGATCGTCCATGTTCTCCTTGTGGGGCATGCCGACAAGTTATTTCTGAACTTTGCCCAAGAGACATGAAAGTGGTCTTAACCAACCTAAAAGGGGATATTCAGGAACTTACAGTTGAAGAATTATTGCCAGGTGCTTTTTCTCCGGAGGATTTACATGC
The window above is part of the Bacillus sp. SORGH_AS_0510 genome. Proteins encoded here:
- a CDS encoding cytidine deaminase — translated: MNIEQLIEEAKKARDKAYVPYSKFGVGAALLTTDGKVYHGCNIENAAYSMCNCAERTALFKAYSEGDREFQLLAVVADTDRPCSPCGACRQVISELCPRDMKVVLTNLKGDIQELTVEELLPGAFSPEDLHAE